The Streptomyces sp. NBC_00162 sequence GGTTACCGGTCACAGCGGCCGACGGCTTCTCGGTTCCGGCGGACGCGGACGGCGTGCCCGACGGCACTATCGCCGGTGTGGACGCGGACGGCTGCGAAGGCTTCGCGTCAGCGTTCTCCTTCACCTTCTCCGGACCGCACCCGCACGCCGCCAGCACCACGCATGCCGATACCGCCACGCTCACCATCGTCCGCGTTTTCATCAGATCCCCTCCACCAGCCGACTGCCCATCAAGAGCTCACGCAGGATACGGCGGAACGGTTCCCGAGCCGGGCCACGCGGGACGCCGGCCGGTTCACGGAGGGTCCGATTCCCCGTGTGCCGCTGTACGAGGACCCCGTGCGCTGAAGGCGGCAGGGCTTCAAGCACTGCACCGCCCGCGAGGTCCGCAGTCCGGCGGCGCGCACACCCCGGAACGGCCTACCAGTTCCCCCTCAGTCGGGGGGCGTTCGACCACTTCAAGTTCGGCTGGAAGCTCTGCGGCAAGTCTGGAGCCATGTTCTTCGCCGACGACAGCGAGTTCAACGGCGACTGCCCAGTCAGTGGGCCGACATCGACCAGGTCAATGGTGGCGGCGGTGGAGCTTCAGGGTGGTGACGACCGCCACCCCGAGCGTGATGTGCATGAGGGCCAGGGCCACGACGGTGCCGCCGTCGGCACCGGACGACAGCGGGCCGGCAACCGACAACAGCGCCAGCCCACCGCCCACGTACTGCCCGATCCGCAGAAAGACCGGCTTCCACAAGGCCATCAAAAGGGCAGCGCCCGTCCCGACGACCAGCGGGACGACGGAGGCGCCGATGACGCCCCCGACCGTGATCGGGTGCTCTGCGCCGCCGTCGACGACGACCAGCGAGGCACCGGCCAGCGTGGCGACGGCAAGAACGATCAGATTGACCACGGCCGCGCCGACCGCGCCGGTGACCAGCACCATCCACCAGCCGAGGCCGGAACGGCGGACCGAGGGCACGGCGGACACGGCGGGTACAGCGGGGCCGGAGTTTGGAACGGCACTGCTCGACATGAGACTTCCTCCAACGTGTGAAGTGCTGCGCTGCGCCGCCCTACGGCCAGCGGCATACGAAGAAGCCTCCAACCTGAACCTCACTTGAGGTCAAG is a genomic window containing:
- a CDS encoding DUF6069 family protein codes for the protein MSSSAVPNSGPAVPAVSAVPSVRRSGLGWWMVLVTGAVGAAVVNLIVLAVATLAGASLVVVDGGAEHPITVGGVIGASVVPLVVGTGAALLMALWKPVFLRIGQYVGGGLALLSVAGPLSSGADGGTVVALALMHITLGVAVVTTLKLHRRHH